One stretch of Clavelina lepadiformis chromosome 6, kaClaLepa1.1, whole genome shotgun sequence DNA includes these proteins:
- the LOC143462697 gene encoding uncharacterized protein LOC143462697: MHHLSDEEIISVHEESCSTGQHKIPDSFSDKLHQIKIRILGLSVAQVLLGGVSIIMGIMSSGIYGPWAGVWVILTALQVAAKVFSKKYRKWRVSMHIVFYVIAVIGCCATASCFLYILTRHKTDPALELSDYTRATTLTLVVISFVEMLLCLASTIQYILDFNLIVKMADQQNVNGFSTNYQHTEALQMTLFPTVGEDNNHLH, from the exons ATGCACCACCTTAGTGATGAGGAAATAATTTCAGTTCATGAAGAATCATGCTCCACAGGTCAGCACAAGATACCAGACAGTTTTTCAGACAAACTGCACCAAATAAAAATCAGAATTCTTGGACTTTCG GTTGCTCAAGTATTGCTTGGCGGAGTAAGTATAATCATGGGCATAATGTCAAGCGGAATATACGGGCCCTGGGCGGGTGTTTGG GTCATACTAACAGCATTACAAGTCGCGGCAAAAGTGTTCAGTAAGAAATACCGGAAGTGGCGT GTTTCCATGCATATTGTTTTCTACGTCATTGCAGTCATAGGATGCTGTGCGACAGCTTCCTGCTTCCTTTATATACTGACCCGACATAAGACTGACCCCGCTTTGGAACTTTCAGACTAT aCCAGAGCTACGACTTTGACGTTGGTGGTGATATCATTTGTGGAAATGTTACTCTGTCTTGCCAGTacgattcaatatattttagATTTCAATCTAATTGTGAAG ATGGCGGATCAACAGAATGTCAACGGATTTTCAACCAACTACCAACACACAG AAGCACTACAGATGACGCTTTTTCCGACAGTTGGTGAAGACAATAATCACCTGCATTAG